The Dysgonomonadaceae bacterium PH5-43 genomic sequence AAGTTGTTTGTTTGGGAGCTGGTATCAAATCTACTGCTACGGCTCAGGTGAATACTACACTTGATCAGTGTCTTCTTTCTGGAGATGTAACTGTTATAAAGTCTGATAATACGACAAGTGTAGGTGTAGTTGATGGATCTTATGAAAATAACCTGAAATGGGTATTACACAACAAAGTGGGTTATTATATTCCAAATGGTGGTAACTTAAAACTAAGTGCAGCAACACAAACTGGTACTTGGCAGTCTATAAATACCTCACAAAGCGGTAACGTTGTGAATGAAGACGTCTTTAAGTTATGGTTTAATCACGGAGTTAAACCAACTAATGATAGTTATGCTTACGTTGTTGTTCCAGAGGTAAATACCATCGACAAAGTAAAAGCTTATAATACCGATAATATTAATATATTGTCGAATACAGAGGCTATTCAAGCCGTAGAGCATAAAGAATTAGGTATTGTAAGTGTGGTTTTCTTTGGACCTGCTACATTTAAGTATAATGATGAGATTTCTATACAAGCAACAAGAGCTTGTGCTGTTATGATAAGAAATATTAATAGTAACGAAATGACTGTACATATAGCAGACCCATCAGCATCTCTAACTAACTTATCACTAATAGTTTCGTCTCCGAAGTTGGGTGTTGCAAGAGAGTTGGTTTGCAAGTTTGAAACAGATAAAGCTTATGCTGGTTCAACAAAGCAATATGTTATCAATTCAGATACACCTGAATATGTTCCGGTTGTAGATAATAATATTTACATCTCGGCAAGTAACGATACTTATGCTTACGGAGGCTCGAAAACATCTTCTTATGGTTCAGAAACAATGATTGTTGTTAAAACCGACTCGGAAGCATACACCAGAACAGGTTATTTGCAGTTCGACTTAAGTAATGTAGATTTATCGAAAGCTAAAAGTGTAGAACTATTATTAGTTGCGGCAGAAGGGGATACAGACTATCTAAATAATACAATGCGAATAACTGCTTGTGATAGTAACTGGACAGAAACCACTCTTAATTGGAACAATAAACCTGCAACTTCTGGTTCGGTAATTGCTTCAGCTAAGGCTGTTGCAATCGGAAATCCATTGTCGTTAGATATAACTACATACTCTAAAAATGCAAAAGCTGAAGGGAAAACAATTCTTGCATTCAAATTGGATAATACCTATACGGGGTCTGTTGCTAAAACAAGAATATCTTTTCACTCAAAAGAATCGGTTTATGAAGATATGCGTCCTCGAATAAAGGTTGCTCCCAAAGATGGAAGTGGTATTTCTAATATTGAGAACTCAAAGAGTGTAGCGGTATATCCCAATCCTGTAAAGCAAGGGGAACTTGTGAATTTTGGAGATAACTTCTCAAAAGTTATAATCATTGACTTACTTGGAAAGAAAGTTGCAGAAACTCAAGGTTCGACATTTAATACAAGTATTCTCGATAAAGGAAACTACGTATTAGTATTAGACGATACAAATAGAGCAAAACTTATCGTAGAGTAATTTTACGAGAGTTAGAATGCGTAAATAATATTAGGGTGTGTCTATTATTTTAGGCATACCCTATTTTATTACAATTTTACAGACAGTTATTACGTTATCTAATTAATAACACAAACGAATAAACTTCAATAGTAATGAAATACAGGCGAGCAGGCAATAGCGGAGTACTTCTTCCTGAAATATCTTTGGGATTATGGCATAATTTCGGAGCAAATGATGATTACACAACAAGCAAAAACATACTTCATACTGCTTTTGATAAAGGTATTACACATCTTGATTTAGCGAATAACTATGGACCTCCTAATGGTTCGGCTGAAGAAACTCTCGGACGAATAATGAAGGAGTCGTTACATTCTCATAGAGATGAGTTATTTATTTCAACAAAGGCAGGGCACGAGATGTGGAATGGACCTTATGGAGATTGGGGCTCACGAAAGAGTTTAATTGCAAGCCTTAATGCAAGCCTTAAACGTATGAATTTAGATTATGTAGATGTATTTTATTCGCATAGATACGACCCTAATACGCCTTTGGAAGAAACAATGCAAACCTTAGTCGATATAGTTAGGCAAGGTAAAGCATTATATGTAGCTATCTCAAAATATCCTTACGAGGCAGCTAAATTTGCTTACGAATATTTGGCAGAGCGAGATGTGCATTGTCTTTTGTATCAGGGTAGATACAATTTACTTAATAAAGAACCCGAAGAATCGGGTGTTTTACAACAAGCTAAAGACTATGGAGTTGGTTTTGTTGCCTTTTCTCCTTTGGCGCAAGGATTATTAACCGACAAATATTTAACCGGAACTATCTCGGAAGACTCGCGAATGGCTAAGGGTAGATTCTTGAAAAAAGAACATTTAACAGACGATGTTTTAAGGAAGATAAAGGAACTGTCGGAAATGGCAATGGCAAACGGAATGTCGTTGTCGGAGATGGCTTTATCGTGGTTGTTGAAAAACGACAAAGTTTGTTCTGTTATTATGGGTGCAAGTTCGGTAGAACAATTAGAAAGAAACCTAAAAGCTATAGATTTATAGAATTTATTTTTTGATTAAGTATTATAGAGGCTTCAGGACCCATATTAAACAGCAAATCTATAATACTAAGATTAGGAATAAATCCATATTTACTCTCGAAGACTTGATAATAAGGGGTAAAGTCTGACAGATAAGCTCCCTTTTTGGGATTAATCCTTTCTCTTAAATCAACGTTATCTTCGTTTGTGTTATTAATGTAATCATCAGAATAATCGACGTTGGGAGTTATATCCAATAACGAGCATACAAGATCTCGTAGTTGTTCGTTAAAGTCAAAAAGAAATTCTATTTTCTTGTCGTAAAAAGGAAAGAAGTCATCGGCATAATACTCAAAAAAAGGAGTAGAGTTGTATGCCGATACAATAGCATTCCAGTGAATATGTCGCCAGTTGCCGTGATCGGCTATACGTATATCTTTTGTTAAACACTTTAAGGTGTCAGGTTTTTCAATCGGAATACTTAAGTTTTGTAACCCGTTAGCTCCAACAATAACACATCTATTTCTGTAAGTCTGTTTAATATAGTTGTCGTACTTTTCAATTATTGTTTTCTGAAAACTATTCAACAATACATAATATTCTACGGGAGCAAGATAAGCGGTCGACAGGAAAAGCATAATAAGTTATTAATGCATTATTGCGCTTTTACAGTTCTAAACAAACGATTCCATCTTATCTTTCCATCGAACAAACCTCTGTCTTTATCAAGAGATAGCCATATTAATAGAGGTTTACCTACAATATGATCTTCTGGAACGAAGCCCCAAGCACGAGAGTCTAACGAATTATGACGATTATCTCCCATCATAAAATAATAATCGTATTTGAAGGTGTAGCTGTTTGCCGGACTTCCATTCAAGTAAACCGTAGTACCGTCTTTTCTTAGAGTATTTCCTTCGTAGTTAATTATACAACGAGAATATAATTCTATGTTATTATCGTCAAGCACTATTGTTTCTCCCTTTCTGGG encodes the following:
- a CDS encoding L-glyceraldehyde 3-phosphate reductase (product_source=KO:K19265; cath_funfam=3.20.20.100; cog=COG0667; ko=KO:K19265; pfam=PF00248; superfamily=51430), yielding MKYRRAGNSGVLLPEISLGLWHNFGANDDYTTSKNILHTAFDKGITHLDLANNYGPPNGSAEETLGRIMKESLHSHRDELFISTKAGHEMWNGPYGDWGSRKSLIASLNASLKRMNLDYVDVFYSHRYDPNTPLEETMQTLVDIVRQGKALYVAISKYPYEAAKFAYEYLAERDVHCLLYQGRYNLLNKEPEESGVLQQAKDYGVGFVAFSPLAQGLLTDKYLTGTISEDSRMAKGRFLKKEHLTDDVLRKIKELSEMAMANGMSLSEMALSWLLKNDKVCSVIMGASSVEQLERNLKAIDL
- a CDS encoding hypothetical protein (product_source=Hypo-rule applied; pfam=PF08889; superfamily=53448) — translated: MLFLSTAYLAPVEYYVLLNSFQKTIIEKYDNYIKQTYRNRCVIVGANGLQNLSIPIEKPDTLKCLTKDIRIADHGNWRHIHWNAIVSAYNSTPFFEYYADDFFPFYDKKIEFLFDFNEQLRDLVCSLLDITPNVDYSDDYINNTNEDNVDLRERINPKKGAYLSDFTPYYQVFESKYGFIPNLSIIDLLFNMGPEASIILNQKINSINL